A window of Citrus sinensis cultivar Valencia sweet orange chromosome 7, DVS_A1.0, whole genome shotgun sequence contains these coding sequences:
- the LOC127898852 gene encoding uncharacterized protein LOC127898852, with protein MLSEGSLYNVKNLKVVSTTSKYRPLSNQYKIIFLVITSLKSSVTTKITLWGKLGEMFDPNLYKKDEGPCIVIEYIVTVRGKISEIDNSFGWYYVSCKTCIKKVIPTNGIYMCGTCKKECDYPLVMYKIHIKVMDKTAETTFVLFNHVAEKLLDTSAHKLFNRLSLYSKDVPAEIQSLCGKDFVYKLKLNDYNLKEGLENFTVSKLFTPDEKLELEQELKKNKKEKNNTDHENVEIYERKEGHSQEMDPHDILSNNLEDSVGDFHVTNAGKNKKRKNQIIDDDEVSDGGSNQYTKHV; from the exons ATGTTGAGTGAGGGTTCTTTGTACAATGTCAAGAATTTGAAAGTTGTTTCAACTACAAGCAAGTACAGACCACTTTCAAATCAGTATAAGattattttcttggttatAACTTCTCTTAAGAG CTCTGTAACAACGAAGATTACTTTATGGGGAAAGTTAGGAGAGATGTTTGATCCAAACTTGTACAAGAAAGACGAGGGTCCTTGTATTGTGATA GAATATATTGTTACTGTGCGGGGCAAGATTAGTGAAATAGACAACTCCTTTGGATGGTACTATGTTTCGTGCAAAACATGCATAAAAAAGGTCATACCTACAAATGGTATTTATATGTGTGGCACTTGCAAAAAGGAATGTGACTATCCTCTTGTGat GtacaaaatacatataaaagtCATGGATAAAACGGCAGAGACAACTTTTGTCTTATTCAATCATGTAGCTGAGAAGTTACTTGATACATCCGCCCACAAGTTGTTTAATAGACTATCTTTATATAGTAAGGATGTCCCTGCAGAAATTCAAAGCCTTTGTGGAAAAGATTTTGTTTACAAACTGAAATTGAATGATTACAATTTGAAAGAGGGACTTGAGAATTTTACTGTGTCAAAGCTTTTCACCCCTGATGAGAAATTGGAGCTAGAAcaagaattgaagaagaacaaaaag GAAAAAAACAATACAGATCATGAAAATGTGGAAATATATGAAAGAAAGGAAGGACATTCCCAAGaaatg gATCCTCATGATAtcttatcaaataatttggaAGATTCTGTGGGAGATTTTCATGTTACTAATGCTGGtaagaataaaaagagaaaaaaccaaattattgatgatgatgaagttAGTGATGGTGGAAGTAATCAATACACAAAACATGTTTAG